The genomic window TGGTCTTAGGAGCCAACACCTCTTGGTGCAAATCCAAGTAGAAGTTATGCACCCTACCCCCCTAATTTTAACATCCGCCCTTCTTATCATTTTTGCTCTTCTTACTTACCCAGTTTTAACCACCTTTTCCCCTAACCCTTTACCACAAAGCTGGTCATCAACACATGTTAAATCTGCAGTTAAGATATCATTTTTTACTAGCCTCATCCCCCTTATTATTTTTCTGAATGATGGGAGTGAAGCTATTATCACCTCATTCACATGAATAAGCTTGTCAACATTTGACATTACTCTTAGCTTCAAATTTGATATATACTCAATTATTTTCACCCCCGTTGCTCTTTACGTCACCTGATCAATCTTGGAATTTGCCTTTTGATATATACACTCGGACCCTGCTATAAATCGATTCTTTAAATACCTCCTTATCTTCCTAATTGCAATAATTATCTTAGTAACAGCTAACAATATATTCCAATTATTTATTGGCTGAGAAGGGGTAGGCATCATATCTTTCCTGCTTATCGGCTGATGGTATGGGCGAGCGGATGCAAATACAGCAGCATTGCAAGCAGTACTTTATAATCGTATTGGTGACGCAGGCTTGATCCTTGCCATGGCTTGAATAGCAATAAACCTTAACTCGTGGGATATTCATCAAATTATCTCACTCTCTAAAGACATAGACCTCTCTCTCCCGCTTGTTGGTCTTATTTTGGCCGCTATGGGTAAATCCGCTCAATTCAGTCTTCACCCTTGATTACCTTCTGCAATAGAAGGCCCTACCCCAGTTTCCGCTTTACTCCACTCAAGCACTATGGTTGTAGcaggtatttttttaataatccgcATAACCCCTTTAATGCAAAATAACCCAGCAGCTATAACACTTTGCCTATGTCTTGGTGCATTAACAACCCTCTTTACAGCAATCTGCGCCCTGACACAAAATGATATTAAGAAGATCATTGCATTTTCTACATCAAGCCAGCTTGGCCTTATAATAGTAACTATTGGACTCAACCAACCACATCTCGCTTTTCTACACATTTGCACACATGCCTTCTTTAAAGCTATATTATTCCTTTGCTCAGGCTCCATTATCCATGCTCTAAATGATGAGCAGGATATCCGTAAAATAGGGGGTATacaccgcttagtccctttcacTTCATCCTCAATAGCATTAGGAAGTTTAGCATTAACGGGGATACCTTTCCTATCAGGTTTCTTTTCGAAAGACCCAATCATTGAAGCCTTAAATAACTCATACCTGAACGCCTGAGCCCTCCTCATTACACTTTTTGCTACTTCACTTACAGCCGTATACAGCCTTCGTATTATCTTTTTTGTATGCATAGGAAACCCTCGATTCAACGCGCTATCGCCTATCAATGAAAATAACCCTTCGGTTATTAACCCTATTTTACGCTTAGCATTAGGAAGTGTTGTAGCCGGCTTActtatttacacaaatataccAGTTTCAAAAACCCCTGTGATAACTATACCTATATTTAGTAAGGTGGCAGCCATTCTTGTTACTATTACAGGCCTTCTGGTAGCATTAGACCTTGCTTCGATAACCCATAAACAAACCATTATACCCCGGTACATGCCCCCCTATCGCTTCTCTAACTCATTAGCCTTTTTCCCGATTATTAATCATCGGATTTTTCCTACAAAAGTGTATGGTTTTGGACAAAAAATTGCCACCCGAACAATAGACCTAGTTTGGCTAGAGAAATATGGACCTAAAGCCGTAGTGTCTGTTAACACCACTTTAGCCCCTGTGGTTAGTAACGCACAAAAGGGCTCAATTAAAACCTATATAATATCGTTATTACTAACCCTATTTTTAACTGTATTGATTTTTAACCTTTAAATAGCACGTAAAGATCCTCGCTCAAACCCACGTGTTAACTCTAAAACAACAAACAATGTAAGCAATAGGGCTCAAGCACTAATAATTAGTATTCAACGACCTGATAAATACATTATACCTACTCCACACGTATCCTGGCGTAATAACCCTAAACTTCCTATTTCTTCCAAAGGTATAATAAGCACCTCGAACCACCCACTTCAACAATAGCCGAAAGAAACTACTACTATTAATAAGTAAAGTACTATGCGGCTAAATACAGGTCAACTACCCCAGCCTTCAGGGTACTGTTCAGCAGCCAAAGCTGCTGAATAAGCAAAAACAACTAATATCCCACCTAAGTAAATTAGAAATAAAACAAGCGATAAGAAAGAACCCCCGAAGTACGCCACTAACCCACAACCTGCCCCAGCAGCAAATACTACACCTAGGGCAGCGAAATATGGAGAGGGATTTGAAGCTACGGCAGCAAACCCCAAAATCAAACTAATTAATAAAACTATTAAAACATATGTCATTGTTTATACTCGGATTTTAACCAAAACCAGTGGCTTGAAAAACCACCGTTGTAAT from Nerophis ophidion isolate RoL-2023_Sa unplaced genomic scaffold, RoL_Noph_v1.0 HiC_scaffold_491, whole genome shotgun sequence includes these protein-coding regions:
- the LOC133548208 gene encoding LOW QUALITY PROTEIN: NADH-ubiquinone oxidoreductase chain 5-like (The sequence of the model RefSeq protein was modified relative to this genomic sequence to represent the inferred CDS: substituted 8 bases at 8 genomic stop codons), which codes for MHPTPLILTSALLIIFALLTYPVLTTFSPNPLPQSWSSTHVKSAVKISFFTSLIPLIIFLNDGSEAIITSFTXISLSTFDITLSFKFDIYSIIFTPVALYVTXSILEFAFXYIHSDPAINRFFKYLLIFLIAIIILVTANNIFQLFIGXEGVGIISFLLIGXWYGRADANTAALQAVLYNRIGDAGLILAMAXIAINLNSWDIHQIISLSKDIDLSLPLVGLILAAMGKSAQFSLHPXLPSAIEGPTPVSALLHSSTMVVAGIFLIIRITPLMQNNPAAITLCLCLGALTTLFTAICALTQNDIKKIIAFSTSSQLGLIIVTIGLNQPHLAFLHICTHAFFKAILFLCSGSIIHALNDEQDIRKIGGIHRLVPFTSSSIALGSLALTGIPFLSGFFSKDPIIEALNNSYLNAXALLITLFATSLTAVYSLRIIFFVCIGNPRFNALSPINENNPSVINPILRLALGSVVAGLLIYTNIPVSKTPVITIPIFSKVAAILVTITGLLVALDLASITHKQTIIPRYMPPYRFSNSLAFFPIINHRIFPTKVYGFGQKIATRTIDLVWLEKYGPKAVVSVNTTLAPVVSNAQKGSIKTYIISLLLTLFLTVLIFNL